In Phaeobacter inhibens DSM 16374, the following proteins share a genomic window:
- the hisG gene encoding ATP phosphoribosyltransferase, whose protein sequence is MSLKLGVPSKGRLMEKTFEWFAKRGITLSRTGSDREYAGAVAGIDGIDLVLLSAGEMPRELAAGRIHLGVTGTDLVQEKLPLWEQQVEEIAGLGFGHADLILAVPQIWVDVETIDDLDAVAAAFRAKHGHRLRIATKYHRLVREYLMDAGVADYQLVDSQGATEGTVKNETAEMVADITSTGETLRANHLKLMSDGLILRSQATLWRSRVAKYSAEEKATLGDLLERLHG, encoded by the coding sequence ATGAGCCTGAAGCTTGGGGTGCCGTCCAAGGGGCGGCTGATGGAAAAGACCTTCGAGTGGTTTGCAAAACGCGGGATCACCCTGTCGCGGACCGGATCGGACCGTGAATATGCCGGCGCAGTCGCAGGGATCGACGGGATCGATCTGGTGCTGCTGTCCGCCGGGGAGATGCCACGCGAACTGGCCGCCGGACGCATCCATCTCGGGGTGACCGGAACCGATCTGGTACAGGAAAAACTACCCCTCTGGGAGCAGCAGGTCGAAGAAATCGCAGGCCTCGGCTTTGGTCATGCCGATCTCATTCTGGCGGTGCCGCAAATTTGGGTCGACGTGGAAACCATCGACGATCTGGATGCGGTCGCCGCCGCTTTCCGGGCGAAACACGGCCACCGGCTGCGGATCGCGACGAAGTATCACCGTCTTGTGCGTGAGTACCTGATGGATGCGGGTGTTGCGGACTATCAGCTGGTCGATAGCCAGGGCGCGACCGAGGGGACCGTCAAGAATGAGACTGCTGAAATGGTTGCCGATATCACCTCGACCGGGGAAACCCTGCGGGCCAACCACCTGAAGTTGATGTCGGACGGTCTGATCCTGCGCTCGCAGGCCACGTTGTGGCGCAGCCGGGTGGCGAAATACAGCGCTGAGGAAAAGGCCACATTGGGCGACCTACTGGAACGCCTGCACGGCTAA
- a CDS encoding helix-turn-helix domain-containing protein has product MTKKPHEDTPLAKYVERRVLELKGQKSQSEIAAEAGYVNQNMITMIKQGSSKVALDRVPALARALEADPAFVMRLALEQAIGKTAAEAVVEVFGEPVTANEVGWLQAIREASNNTDPRLTSRSQAAIKSIFGR; this is encoded by the coding sequence ATGACCAAAAAACCGCACGAAGATACACCGTTGGCGAAATACGTGGAACGCCGGGTGCTCGAACTGAAAGGTCAGAAGAGCCAGTCAGAAATCGCCGCCGAAGCCGGATATGTCAACCAGAACATGATCACGATGATCAAGCAGGGGAGCTCCAAGGTCGCTCTGGATCGCGTCCCGGCCTTGGCGCGCGCACTGGAGGCAGATCCGGCCTTCGTGATGCGGCTCGCTTTAGAACAAGCGATCGGCAAGACGGCGGCTGAGGCAGTCGTGGAGGTGTTCGGCGAACCCGTCACCGCGAACGAAGTTGGTTGGCTGCAGGCGATCCGTGAGGCCTCGAACAACACGGATCCCCGGCTTACCAGCAGATCGCAGGCGGCGATCAAGTCGATCTTCGGGAGGTAG
- a CDS encoding IS3 family transposase (programmed frameshift) — MGLKRTDEFRQDAVRIALTSGLTRKQVADDLGVGMSTLNKWITAHRDTDVVSKEDLSLAQENDRLRRENRILKEERDIPKKSNAVLREPKAMRFRFIEEHRDAFPAARLCQVMDVSLRGLRAFRSRPASRRQRSDLVTLAHIKEQSRLSLGSYGRPRMTEELKEIGLDVGHRRVGRLMRQNGISVVRTRKHKVTTDSDHKLNIAPNLLDRDFNADKQNQKWAGDISYVWTREGWLYLAVILDLHSRRVIGWAVSNRMKRDLAIRALNMAIAFRQPPKDCIHHTDRGSQYCSHDYQKILRQHGFKVSMSGKGNCYDNAAVETFFKTIKAELIWRHPWETRRKAEMAIFEYINGFYNPRRRHSALGWISPVAFERKVA; from the exons ATGGGACTAAAACGGACGGACGAATTTCGCCAAGATGCGGTGCGGATTGCGTTAACCAGCGGGCTAACGCGTAAGCAGGTGGCGGATGATCTTGGCGTCGGTATGTCGACGCTGAACAAATGGATCACCGCGCACAGAGATACAGACGTGGTGTCGAAAGAAGATTTGAGCCTTGCTCAAGAGAATGACCGGCTTAGGCGTGAGAACCGCATTCTCAAGGAGGAGCGGGACATCC CTAAAAAAAGCAACGCAGTTCTTCGCGAGCCAAAAGCCATGAGGTTTAGGTTCATCGAAGAACACCGGGATGCGTTTCCGGCAGCGCGCCTGTGTCAGGTTATGGATGTCAGCCTGCGCGGTTTGCGTGCGTTCCGCAGTCGGCCAGCCAGCCGCAGACAGCGATCTGACCTGGTCACGCTGGCGCATATCAAAGAACAGTCGCGTCTCAGTTTAGGCAGTTATGGCAGGCCGCGTATGACCGAAGAGCTGAAGGAGATCGGCTTGGATGTTGGCCATCGCCGTGTGGGCAGATTGATGCGTCAGAACGGCATATCTGTTGTTCGGACCCGCAAACACAAGGTGACCACTGACAGCGATCATAAGCTCAATATAGCACCCAACCTGCTGGATCGTGACTTCAACGCTGATAAACAAAACCAGAAATGGGCGGGTGACATCAGCTATGTCTGGACGCGCGAAGGCTGGTTGTATTTGGCTGTTATCCTGGACCTACATTCCAGGCGGGTAATCGGTTGGGCCGTTAGCAACCGCATGAAACGCGACTTGGCAATCCGAGCGTTGAACATGGCCATCGCGTTCCGGCAACCGCCCAAGGACTGCATCCACCACACCGATCGCGGATCGCAATATTGTTCTCATGATTATCAGAAGATCCTGCGCCAGCACGGCTTTAAGGTGTCCATGAGCGGCAAGGGTAATTGTTACGACAATGCTGCCGTCGAAACCTTCTTTAAGACGATCAAGGCGGAGCTGATCTGGCGGCATCCTTGGGAGACACGGCGGAAGGCTGAGATGGCAATCTTCGAATACATCAACGGGTTCTACAATCCACGACGCCGTCACTCAGCACTGGGCTGGATAAGCCCGGTCGCTTTCGAACGGAAGGTGGCTTAA
- the hisS gene encoding histidine--tRNA ligase → MAKVKKQPRPKAITPKGFRDYFGEEVSQRSEMLQAIAGVYHRYGFDALESSAVETVEALGKFLPDVDRPNEGVFAWQEYDEGGNGDWMALRYDLTAPLARVYAQHRNDLPTPYRRYAMGPVWRNEKPGPGRYRQFYQCDADTVGTASMAADAEICAMLSDTLETVGIPRGDYLVRVNNRKVLNGVLEAMGLEAGDAKRDDVLRTIDKFDKVGEAGVRELLTKGRLDASGAFIDGVGLSDDQAAPVLAFLTSKGADAAKTLANLSEAVGSSSIGAEGVGELEQIGDLLAAGGYGADRIDIDPSVVRGLGYYTGPVYEAELTFEILDEKGRKRQFGSVSGGGRYDDLVKRFTGQEVPATGVSIGVDRLLAALREKGRIKAEATGPVVVTVMDKARMADYQTMVAELRNAGIRAEVYLGNPKNFGNQLKYADKRNSPIAVIEGGEEKDRGVVQIKDLILGAQIAENATLEEWKERPSQFEVPRGDLVAKVREILAGQG, encoded by the coding sequence ATGGCCAAAGTCAAGAAACAGCCCCGCCCCAAGGCGATCACGCCCAAGGGCTTCCGTGACTATTTCGGCGAAGAGGTGAGCCAGCGCAGCGAGATGCTGCAGGCCATTGCGGGGGTTTATCATCGCTACGGGTTTGATGCGTTGGAATCTTCTGCGGTGGAAACCGTTGAGGCGCTGGGCAAATTCCTGCCCGATGTCGATCGTCCCAATGAGGGCGTCTTCGCCTGGCAGGAATACGACGAAGGCGGCAATGGTGACTGGATGGCGCTGCGCTATGACCTGACCGCCCCTCTGGCCCGGGTCTATGCCCAGCATCGCAACGATCTGCCGACGCCATATCGCCGCTACGCGATGGGGCCGGTCTGGCGCAATGAGAAGCCAGGGCCGGGGCGCTATCGCCAGTTTTATCAATGTGACGCCGATACCGTTGGCACCGCTTCTATGGCGGCGGACGCTGAGATTTGTGCGATGCTCTCTGATACGCTGGAAACCGTCGGCATTCCGCGCGGTGACTATCTGGTACGGGTGAACAACCGCAAGGTCCTGAATGGCGTGCTGGAGGCGATGGGGCTTGAGGCGGGCGACGCCAAACGTGACGATGTTCTGCGCACCATCGATAAGTTTGATAAGGTGGGCGAGGCTGGCGTACGCGAATTGCTAACCAAGGGGCGTCTGGATGCCTCTGGTGCCTTTATTGACGGTGTTGGTCTTTCCGATGATCAGGCTGCGCCCGTGCTGGCATTCCTGACCTCCAAGGGGGCGGACGCGGCCAAGACCCTTGCCAACCTCAGCGAGGCGGTTGGTAGCAGTTCCATTGGCGCTGAGGGCGTCGGCGAATTGGAGCAGATCGGTGATCTTCTGGCCGCAGGCGGCTACGGTGCTGACCGCATCGACATTGATCCCTCGGTGGTGCGCGGTCTTGGCTACTACACCGGGCCTGTCTATGAGGCAGAGCTGACCTTTGAGATCCTTGACGAGAAAGGCCGCAAGCGGCAATTCGGTTCGGTCTCTGGCGGTGGACGTTATGATGATCTGGTGAAGCGGTTCACCGGTCAGGAGGTTCCTGCAACCGGCGTGTCCATTGGTGTGGATCGCCTGTTGGCGGCGCTGCGTGAAAAGGGACGGATCAAGGCGGAAGCCACTGGCCCCGTCGTGGTTACCGTTATGGATAAGGCCCGCATGGCGGATTATCAGACCATGGTGGCCGAGCTGCGCAATGCAGGCATCCGTGCAGAGGTCTATCTGGGCAACCCCAAGAATTTTGGCAACCAGCTGAAATATGCGGACAAGCGCAATTCGCCCATCGCGGTGATCGAAGGTGGTGAGGAAAAAGATCGCGGCGTGGTGCAGATCAAGGATTTGATCCTTGGCGCACAGATTGCCGAGAATGCCACACTCGAAGAGTGGAAAGAGCGCCCGAGCCAGTTTGAAGTGCCACGCGGTGATCTGGTCGCCAAGGTGCGCGAAATCCTTGCAGGGCAGGGCTGA
- a CDS encoding ATP phosphoribosyltransferase regulatory subunit, which produces MGDRLSALSLAARLRMSFEAAGARVVEPPFLQPAETLLDLYGEDIRARAYVTSDALRGEQMLRPDFTVPVVEMHMRDGAEPARYTYAGDVFRRQEHDEDRANEYLQVGYEVFERHDPAGSDAEVFALIALQLRDLPVRAATGDIGILMAAVEGLNTTSLRKAALMRHIWRPRRFRAMLDQFAGRSPVAGSRRKLLSTEGVLTGQVPAIGKRRPAEVDARVEALRADAAAPPIAENELTALEALMAVRETIPYASEQLRDIAVDLPAINPALDRLDARTAAMKARGIDVDNLDFEASYGRTSMEYYDGFVFGFYADSRPDLPVIASGGRYDALTRQLGQGAEIPAVGGVVRPDLMLLLEGVKS; this is translated from the coding sequence ATGGGTGATCGTCTGAGTGCTCTGTCGCTCGCGGCGCGGCTACGCATGAGCTTTGAGGCTGCTGGCGCACGGGTGGTGGAACCGCCGTTTCTACAGCCTGCCGAAACGCTGCTGGATCTCTACGGCGAGGATATCCGCGCCCGTGCTTATGTAACCTCCGATGCGTTGCGCGGGGAACAGATGCTGCGTCCTGATTTCACTGTGCCGGTGGTCGAGATGCACATGCGCGACGGTGCAGAGCCTGCGCGTTACACCTATGCGGGCGATGTATTCCGCCGTCAGGAACATGACGAGGACCGCGCCAACGAATATCTTCAGGTGGGGTATGAGGTTTTTGAACGCCATGACCCGGCGGGATCAGACGCTGAGGTTTTCGCGCTGATTGCGCTACAACTGCGCGATCTGCCAGTGCGCGCCGCAACCGGTGATATCGGTATCCTTATGGCGGCGGTTGAGGGGCTTAACACCACTTCACTGCGCAAGGCGGCCCTGATGCGTCATATCTGGCGGCCGCGCCGGTTCCGGGCGATGCTCGACCAGTTTGCCGGGCGCAGCCCGGTGGCGGGAAGCCGTCGCAAGCTGCTGTCTACCGAAGGGGTGCTGACCGGGCAGGTGCCCGCCATTGGCAAGCGTCGTCCGGCGGAGGTGGATGCCCGCGTTGAGGCTCTGCGCGCCGATGCGGCGGCCCCGCCAATCGCTGAGAATGAGCTGACCGCGCTGGAGGCGTTGATGGCGGTGCGCGAGACCATTCCCTATGCGTCGGAACAGCTGCGCGACATCGCTGTAGACCTGCCTGCGATCAACCCGGCGCTGGACCGGCTCGATGCGCGTACTGCGGCGATGAAGGCGCGGGGCATTGATGTCGACAACCTTGATTTCGAAGCCTCCTACGGACGCACGTCAATGGAATACTACGATGGCTTCGTTTTCGGATTTTACGCTGATAGCCGTCCAGATCTGCCGGTGATTGCCAGCGGCGGTCGCTATGACGCGCTGACGCGGCAGCTTGGACAGGGGGCGGAAATCCCCGCCGTCGGCGGTGTGGTTCGTCCCGATCTGATGCTGTTGCTGGAAGGGGTGAAATCATGA
- a CDS encoding DNA methyltransferase gives MNPTEIFEALEQISDKPFDADEFPFEFAQAIDVAQAAIAKLRNGTTNKSDQPGGVLVNKKFHFAPAMAGMADVTLEALRNSKKTATAKPAILIATDGEMVAAQQRVSGETLHCRFDEIGDKFGFFLPAAGKERYEAAEENPIDVKVTAKLAKLYDALVRKNPDWATEERRHEMNQLMMRLIFCMFAEDVGIFPDNQFSQILFNHAGNKGEEAREVIIAAFTAMNRPKDKRGDLPAWAGDLEYVNGGLFAGSIDAPVFDVTAYRYLRDACGEDWREINPDIFGSMIQSVADPKQRSELGMHYTSVPNIMKVIGPLFLDDLDAEIEKAWDRAGGLRRALTRIEGIRVFDPACGSGNFLVVSYRQLREREMRILERLEELTGESTKEMFSAVKIANFHGIEITDFAAETAKLALFIAEYQANAVFKEVFGQGPASLPLRESAHIVCGNALRVDWEDICPPPSEGEEVFIAGNPPYLGKGKLTDEQKADMAHVFGETGIKYGYVDFVGAWSCHAFVPLQVLV, from the coding sequence ATGAACCCCACCGAGATCTTCGAAGCTCTGGAACAGATCTCTGACAAGCCGTTCGACGCTGACGAATTTCCCTTCGAGTTTGCCCAAGCCATCGATGTCGCCCAAGCGGCGATCGCCAAGCTGCGCAATGGCACGACCAACAAATCGGATCAGCCCGGTGGTGTCCTGGTCAACAAGAAGTTCCACTTTGCGCCAGCTATGGCAGGAATGGCCGATGTAACCCTGGAGGCTCTGCGAAACTCCAAGAAGACCGCCACCGCCAAACCGGCGATCCTGATCGCCACCGATGGCGAAATGGTGGCTGCCCAGCAGCGGGTCAGCGGAGAGACCCTGCATTGCCGTTTTGACGAGATCGGGGACAAATTCGGCTTCTTCCTGCCTGCTGCGGGCAAGGAACGCTATGAGGCAGCCGAAGAAAACCCGATCGACGTCAAGGTCACCGCCAAGCTGGCCAAGCTCTATGACGCACTGGTTCGCAAGAATCCGGATTGGGCCACTGAAGAGCGCCGGCATGAGATGAACCAGCTGATGATGCGGCTGATCTTCTGCATGTTTGCCGAGGATGTGGGCATCTTCCCTGACAACCAATTCAGTCAGATTCTGTTCAATCATGCTGGCAACAAGGGCGAGGAAGCCCGCGAGGTGATTATCGCCGCCTTCACCGCCATGAACCGGCCCAAGGACAAGCGCGGCGATCTTCCTGCCTGGGCGGGTGACCTGGAATATGTGAACGGCGGGCTCTTTGCGGGATCCATTGACGCACCTGTCTTTGACGTGACCGCCTATCGCTATCTGCGCGATGCCTGCGGTGAGGATTGGCGCGAGATCAATCCGGATATTTTCGGGTCGATGATCCAGTCGGTGGCTGATCCAAAACAGCGCAGCGAACTGGGGATGCACTACACCTCGGTGCCGAACATCATGAAGGTGATCGGGCCGCTGTTCCTGGATGATCTTGATGCCGAGATCGAGAAGGCCTGGGACCGGGCGGGTGGCCTGCGCAGGGCGCTGACGCGGATCGAGGGGATCCGGGTTTTTGACCCCGCCTGTGGGTCGGGCAACTTCCTGGTCGTGTCCTACCGTCAGCTACGCGAACGCGAGATGCGGATCCTGGAACGGCTGGAGGAGCTGACGGGGGAGAGCACCAAGGAGATGTTCTCGGCCGTGAAGATCGCCAATTTCCACGGGATCGAGATCACCGATTTCGCCGCTGAAACCGCCAAGCTGGCACTGTTCATCGCCGAGTATCAGGCCAACGCGGTGTTCAAAGAGGTCTTTGGCCAGGGCCCGGCCAGCCTGCCACTGCGCGAGAGCGCCCATATCGTCTGCGGCAATGCTCTGCGGGTGGATTGGGAAGATATCTGCCCGCCGCCCAGCGAAGGGGAAGAGGTCTTCATTGCGGGCAACCCGCCGTATCTTGGGAAAGGAAAACTGACTGATGAGCAAAAAGCTGACATGGCTCATGTTTTTGGAGAGACAGGAATAAAATATGGCTATGTCGATTTCGTTGGCGCTTGGTCTTGTCACGCTTTCGTGCCGCTCCAAGTGCTCGTTTAA